A window of Acropora muricata isolate sample 2 chromosome 3, ASM3666990v1, whole genome shotgun sequence contains these coding sequences:
- the LOC136910526 gene encoding histamine H2 receptor-like, with product MTFNTYSKLVVNQETLTELLCSAQLTEGIHNELRWISFVNILLSITTVFGNATVLLALSKVCALHPASKLLFRTLAATDFCVGVISQPLTIVSIMSQVHGQFNVCRYASTVRFLTSYVLCTMSLLTTAAINLDRLLALCLRLRYRQFVTLKRMYVIVTAFWVLTMAFSVMSLISERITSWFFNIVLLSCFIISGISYAKIFRILHHNQTQVNSLSVYQMQSNPVRTPNTEVYKKTVCTIFWVQIGLVVCYVPFIIIGLILRKNQTAPIVLAWRCAGTLLFFNSSLNPVLYCWKMSSVKIAMKETVRKICCNRSS from the coding sequence ATGACATTTAACACGTATTCCAAGTTGGTGGTAAACCAGGAAACATTAACAGAGTTGCTTTGCTCAGCACAGCTCACAGAAGGAATACATAACGAATTGCGATGGATTTCATTTGTAAACATTCTTCTATCCATCACAACGGTTTTTGGAAATGCAACAGTCCTCTTAGCTCTTTCGAAGGTGTGTGCACTTCACCCAGCTTCTAAGCTTTTGTTTCGTACCCTGGCTGCAACAGATTTTTGTGTTGGTGTCATTTCACAGCCTCTAACTATTGTCTCTATCATGTCACAAGTTCATGGACAATTCAACGTTTGTCGATATGCTAGTACGGTGCGTTTTTTAACATCTTATGTGTTATGTACGATGTCTCTGCTGACAACGGCTGCTATAAACTTAGACAGACTTTTAGCTCTGTGCCTAAGACTAAGATACCGGCAATTTGTGACCTTAAAGCGAATGTATGTGATTGTGACTGCCTTCTGGGTTCTAACCATGGCATTTTCAGTGATGTCCTTAATAAGCGAAAGGATAACATCATGGTTCTTTAATATAGTCCTCTTATCGTGTTTTATTATATCAGGTATCTCCTACGCAAAAATATTTCGTATACTACACCATAACCAAACCCAAGTAAACAGCCTTTCTGTCTATCAAATGCAGTCAAATCCAGTTAGAACTCCAAACACCGAGGTGTACAAAAAGACAGTGTGTACTATCTTCTGGGTACAAATAGGATTGGTTGTGTGCTATGTTCCCTTCATAATTATTGGCCTTATCCTTCGTAAGAATCAAACTGCACCTATTGTTCTTGCGTGGAGATGTGCAGGGACTTTACTCTTTTTCAACTCTTCTTTAAACCCAGTACTTTACTGCTGGAAGATGAGTTCAGTGAAAATAGCAATGAAGGAAACTGTGAGGAAAATTTGTTGCAACAGAAGCAGCTAG
- the LOC136911242 gene encoding adenosine receptor A3-like: MAFSNYSKLVANKETLTELLCSAELTKGIQNELQWISIVNILLSIITFFGNATVLLALSKVSTLHRASKLLFRTLAATDFCVGVISQPLTVLSLMSQVHGQFNVCRYASTVRFLISHVLCTMSLLSSAAINLDRLLALSLRLRYRQFVTLKRMYVIVTAFWVLSIAFSVMSFISERTTTWFYTLVLLSCLIISGISYAKIFLMLHHNQTQVNSLAVCQMQPNPVRTPNAEVYKKTVSTVFWVQIGLVVCYVPFMIIGLIIRNNQTVPIVLAWRCTGTLLFFNSSLNPFLYCWKMRSVKRAMKETVRTICCNRSSEFVTTSNISWHLDHKLQQCRLTLSGP, encoded by the coding sequence ATGGCATTTAGCAACTATTCCAAGTTGGTGGCAAACAAGGAAACATTAACAGAGTTACTTTGTTCAGCAGAGCTCACAAAAGGGATACAAAACGAACTGCAATGGATTTCAATTGTAAATATTCTTCTATCCATCATAACGTTTTTTGGAAATGCAACGGTTCTATTAGCTCTTTCGAAGGTGTCTACACTTCACCGAGCATCTAAACTCTTGTTCCGTACTCTGGCTGCAACCGATTTTTGTGTTGGTGTCATTTCACAGCCTCTAACTGTTCTCTCTTTGATGTCACAAGTTCATGGACAATTCAACGTTTGTCGATATGCTAGTACGGTGCGTTTTTTGATATCTCATGTGTTATGTACGATGTCTCTGCTGTCATCGGCTGCTATAAACTTAGACAGACTTTTAGCTCTGTCCTTAAGACTAAGATACCGGCAATTTGTGACCTTAAAGCGAATGTATGTGATTGTGACTGCCTTCTGGGTTCTATCCATTGCATTTTCAGTGATGTCCTTCATAAGCGAAAGGACAACAACATGGTTCTATACTTTAGTCCTGTTATCGTGTCTTATTATATCAGGTATCTCCTatgcaaaaatatttcttaTGCTGCACCATAACCAAACCCAAGTAAACAGCCTTGCTGTCTGTCAAATGCAGCCAAATCCAGTTAGAACACCAAACGCCGAGGTGTACAAAAAGACAGTGTCTACTGTCTTCTGGGTACAGATAGGATTGGTTGTGTGCTATGTTCCCTTCATGATTATTGGCCTCATCATCCGTAACAATCAAACTGTACCTATTGTCCTTGCTTGGAGATGTACAGGGACTTTACTCTTTTTCAACTCTTCTTTAAATCCGTTTCTTTATTGCTGGAAGATGAGGTCAGTGAAGAGAGCAATGAAGGAAACTGTGAGGACAATTTGTTGCAACAGAAGCAGCGAGTTCGTGACTACGTCTAACATCAGTTGGCATCTCGACCATAAACTCCAACAGTGTAGGTTAACCCTTTCAggtccgtag
- the LOC136910525 gene encoding uncharacterized protein isoform X3, with product MRLFILSPIWQEVSLKFLLLSVQCVLQKNKWATLRMRLFILGPIWQEVASKFLLLLGQCVLEKEKWATLRMRLFILGPIWQEVASKFLLLLGQCVLEKEKWATLRMALSKL from the exons ATGAGGTTATTTATTCTGAGCCCCATCTGGCAAGAAGTGTCGCTAAAATTTCTTCTACTTTCCGTTCAGTGCGTTTTACAAAAGAACAAGTGGGCTACACTGAG AATGAGGTTATTTATTCTTGGCCCCATCTGGCAAGAAGTTGCGTCaaaatttcttttacttttgGGTCAGTGCGTTTTAGAAAAGGAGAAGTGGGCTACATTGAG AATGAGGTTATTTATTCTTGGCCCCATCTGGCAAGAAGTTGCGTCaaaatttcttttacttttgGGTCAGTGCGTTTTAGAAAAGGAGAAGTGGGCTACATTGAG